One segment of Paenibacillus rhizovicinus DNA contains the following:
- a CDS encoding CehA/McbA family metallohydrolase translates to MRWMACELHSHTDHSDGRQSLQELARGARALGFDCIALTDHNTMTGLKDRESIEQETGMTIISGMEWTTFYGHMVTIGLTEFVDWRPAGPGDIDRGIEQVHAHGGIAGMAHPYRIGSPMCTGCFWEFEIQDWNKLDYIEVWSGTFPSIKTDNARAFRLWTERLNEGFRIAATSGRDWHVQEQTETPLSVTYLLLDEAEGSVTEQAVRALAAGRASVTMGPLVTVELRSASAAYGIGDCVPEQDRTERYEAVVNIDFHVRAGLWEYPEAGYTLVLMSNSGSIGEQQASLAQSDYRFAIPGDAWRWVRAELKGTVRGVRTMIAFTNAIYASAE, encoded by the coding sequence ATGCGCTGGATGGCATGCGAGCTGCACAGTCATACGGATCACAGCGACGGCAGGCAATCCTTGCAGGAGCTTGCGCGGGGAGCGCGGGCGCTCGGCTTTGACTGCATTGCGCTGACCGACCACAATACGATGACCGGCTTGAAGGACAGGGAGAGCATCGAGCAAGAGACCGGCATGACGATCATTTCGGGCATGGAATGGACGACGTTCTACGGGCATATGGTCACGATCGGACTGACCGAGTTCGTGGACTGGCGTCCTGCAGGCCCGGGGGATATCGACAGGGGCATCGAACAGGTGCACGCGCACGGCGGGATCGCCGGCATGGCGCATCCGTATCGCATCGGAAGTCCGATGTGCACGGGCTGCTTCTGGGAGTTCGAGATCCAAGATTGGAACAAGCTCGATTATATCGAGGTATGGTCAGGTACGTTTCCGTCGATCAAGACGGACAATGCCCGCGCGTTCCGTCTATGGACCGAGCGGTTGAACGAAGGCTTCCGGATCGCGGCGACATCCGGACGGGATTGGCATGTGCAGGAGCAGACGGAAACTCCGCTGTCCGTTACGTATTTGCTGCTCGACGAAGCGGAAGGCAGCGTGACGGAACAAGCGGTGCGCGCGCTGGCCGCAGGCAGGGCATCGGTGACGATGGGGCCGCTTGTGACAGTGGAGCTGCGATCGGCGTCGGCGGCGTATGGCATTGGAGATTGCGTGCCGGAGCAGGATCGAACCGAGCGTTATGAAGCTGTCGTAAACATTGATTTTCATGTTCGGGCAGGCTTGTGGGAGTATCCGGAAGCAGGTTATACCCTTGTTCTCATGAGCAATTCAGGTAGTATTGGCGAACAGCAGGCAAGCTTGGCGCAGTCGGATTATCGCTTCGCTATTCCCGGCGATGCATGGAGATGGGTTCGAGCGGAGCTTAAGGGAACCGTGCGCGGCGTACGCACGATGATCGCCTTCACGAATGCGATATACGCGTCAGCGGAATAA
- a CDS encoding ABC transporter permease has translation MTKQVKMGILGLLLVIPSFLLLFVTVVIPIAVSFKESLVNKDGGYDLSNYKYLFTDKLMRQNIVFSLEVTVISVVIVLIISYALAAYMRFNKGKLVAWIRNMYMIPIFIPSVIATYGLIQLLGNHGWLSRWVLLLGGGEIPRIIFDMKGIIIANLWFNIPFTTMLLGSALAGVPDSVMESAKDVGAGKLRLFTRFILPLTYKTLLVAVTFVFMGVIGSFTAPFLLGPNAPQMLGVSMEQIFGVFQEKEQASALAFFTFLLCSVMGYFYIRSMVKEEGARS, from the coding sequence ATGACGAAACAAGTGAAAATGGGGATACTGGGACTGCTTCTGGTCATCCCCTCTTTTCTTCTGCTGTTCGTCACGGTGGTCATTCCGATCGCAGTCTCCTTCAAGGAAAGTCTGGTCAACAAGGATGGCGGGTACGATCTGTCGAATTACAAATACCTGTTCACCGACAAGCTGATGCGCCAAAACATCGTATTCTCGCTGGAAGTGACGGTTATCTCGGTCGTGATCGTGCTTATTATCAGCTATGCGCTGGCCGCTTACATGCGTTTCAATAAAGGCAAATTAGTCGCTTGGATCCGGAATATGTACATGATTCCGATCTTTATCCCGTCGGTCATCGCGACGTACGGCCTGATTCAGCTGCTGGGCAACCACGGCTGGCTGTCCCGCTGGGTACTGCTGCTTGGCGGCGGCGAAATTCCGCGCATTATTTTCGATATGAAAGGCATCATCATCGCGAATTTATGGTTTAACATTCCGTTCACGACCATGCTGCTCGGCTCCGCCTTGGCGGGCGTGCCGGATTCGGTCATGGAAAGCGCGAAGGACGTAGGAGCGGGGAAGCTGCGCCTCTTTACCCGGTTCATTCTGCCGCTTACCTATAAGACGCTGCTCGTGGCGGTCACCTTCGTCTTCATGGGCGTCATCGGATCGTTTACCGCGCCATTCCTGCTCGGTCCGAACGCGCCGCAAATGCTGGGCGTGTCGATGGAGCAGATCTTCGGCGTATTCCAAGAGAAGGAACAGGCATCCGCGCTGGCGTTCTTCACGTTCCTGCTCTGTTCGGTCATGGGGTATTTCTACATTCGCAGCATGGTGAAGGAAGAAGGTGCGCGTTCGTGA
- a CDS encoding extracellular solute-binding protein: MLRKKSALTLLTVTTVTAALLAGCGNSNNAENANAGAANNSKANNAAADNAAADNAAANASGNAAPANTTADPVEFSFYFTGSENVKNLWDTLIPMFEKDHANIKVKEVYIPSGTGAQPTYDRILAAKKAGKGSGDIDLYEDGLNNVTQGQKDDLWETLDPAKIANLASIDANTMKDVSNLAVPYRSSAVILAYNSEKVQTPPKTLDELFAWIKANPEKFAYNDPSTGGAGSSFVTTTLYKTLPEDALHNTDPSIEKQWDTGFNTLKDLGKYVYGKGIYPKKNQGTLDLLISGEVDMIPAWSDMALEQIGNGQLPATTKLAQITPGFTGGPTYLMVPKLSEKKDAVNEFLNFVLSPEAQSVVVTAMHGFPGIKLSNMPQDIQDSFKGVAEGFRTFNIGDLGDDINKRWQSDVAAQ, translated from the coding sequence ATGCTGCGTAAAAAATCCGCTCTGACTCTATTGACCGTAACGACCGTTACCGCCGCTCTTCTCGCCGGATGCGGGAACTCGAATAATGCCGAGAACGCCAATGCCGGCGCGGCAAACAACAGCAAAGCGAATAACGCCGCGGCGGACAATGCTGCAGCAGACAACGCCGCCGCTAACGCAAGCGGCAACGCGGCCCCGGCGAACACGACGGCCGATCCGGTTGAATTCAGCTTCTACTTCACGGGCTCCGAGAACGTCAAGAACTTGTGGGACACGCTGATCCCGATGTTCGAGAAGGATCATGCGAACATTAAGGTGAAAGAAGTATACATCCCGTCCGGCACGGGCGCGCAGCCGACGTATGACCGCATTCTCGCGGCGAAGAAAGCGGGCAAAGGCTCCGGCGACATCGACTTGTACGAAGACGGCCTGAACAACGTGACCCAAGGACAGAAGGACGATCTGTGGGAAACGCTCGATCCGGCTAAAATCGCCAACCTCGCCTCCATCGACGCCAATACGATGAAAGACGTCTCCAACCTGGCCGTTCCTTATCGATCGTCCGCCGTTATCCTTGCCTACAACAGCGAGAAGGTACAGACGCCTCCGAAGACGCTCGACGAGTTGTTCGCCTGGATCAAGGCGAATCCGGAGAAATTCGCTTATAACGATCCGTCCACCGGCGGAGCAGGAAGCTCGTTCGTTACGACGACGCTCTACAAGACGCTGCCGGAAGACGCGCTGCACAACACCGATCCGAGCATCGAGAAGCAGTGGGACACAGGCTTCAATACGCTGAAGGACCTCGGCAAATACGTATACGGCAAAGGCATCTACCCGAAGAAAAACCAAGGCACGCTCGATCTGCTCATCAGCGGCGAAGTGGACATGATCCCGGCTTGGTCGGATATGGCGCTTGAGCAAATCGGCAACGGCCAGCTGCCAGCCACGACGAAGCTTGCGCAAATCACGCCGGGTTTCACCGGCGGTCCGACGTACCTGATGGTGCCGAAGCTGTCCGAGAAGAAGGACGCCGTTAATGAATTCCTGAACTTCGTCCTGTCGCCGGAAGCGCAATCCGTCGTCGTAACCGCCATGCACGGCTTCCCGGGCATCAAGCTGTCGAACATGCCGCAGGACATCCAGGATTCCTTCAAAGGCGTGGCAGAAGGCTTCCGGACGTTCAACATCGGCGATCTGGGCGACGACATCAACAAACGCTGGCAGAGCGACGTAGCTGCGCAATGA
- a CDS encoding ABC transporter ATP-binding protein, whose translation MREVQDKRAIQLSVQQLSKRYRTGEGVTSISLDVRKGELVTLLGPSGCGKTTVLRSIGGFLEPDSGDILIEGASVLKSPPEKRPTSMVFQGYNLWPHMTVFDNLAFGLKIRKMKKADIRKAVEDVLKLVRLPDAQNKYPGQLSGGQQQRIALARSLLLKPAVLLLDEPFSALDAKLRHEMREELREIQSETGLTMVFVTHDQEEALSISDRIVVMNHGNIEQIASPQEIYDQPNTLYVAQFIGKMNFLKGVISEGQVTVGKLKFPNSKSLSGGVWLAIRPEDVMMSSQEQEGLPGVVKQIMILGHYAEVSIQLPEYGVIRAFQPRDAVKELNSGDPIRVSFKKVITYPEA comes from the coding sequence ATGAGAGAAGTGCAGGACAAGCGGGCGATCCAGCTCTCCGTTCAACAATTGTCGAAACGTTACCGCACCGGCGAAGGCGTTACATCGATCTCGCTCGACGTGCGCAAAGGCGAGCTCGTGACGCTGCTCGGTCCATCCGGCTGCGGCAAAACGACGGTGCTGCGCAGCATCGGCGGGTTTCTCGAGCCGGATTCCGGCGACATTCTGATCGAAGGCGCGAGCGTGCTCAAGTCGCCGCCGGAGAAACGTCCGACCTCGATGGTGTTTCAAGGCTACAATCTATGGCCGCATATGACGGTGTTCGATAACCTGGCATTCGGTCTTAAAATACGCAAGATGAAGAAGGCGGATATCCGCAAAGCCGTCGAGGATGTCTTGAAGCTGGTTCGCTTGCCGGACGCTCAGAACAAATATCCCGGCCAGCTCTCCGGCGGCCAGCAGCAGCGTATCGCGCTGGCCCGGTCCTTGCTGTTGAAGCCCGCCGTGCTGCTGCTGGACGAACCGTTCTCCGCGCTCGACGCCAAGCTGCGCCATGAGATGCGGGAGGAGCTGCGCGAGATTCAATCGGAGACAGGTCTCACGATGGTATTCGTCACGCACGACCAGGAAGAAGCACTGTCGATTTCCGACCGCATCGTCGTTATGAATCACGGCAACATCGAACAGATCGCATCGCCGCAAGAGATTTACGACCAGCCGAACACGCTGTACGTCGCGCAATTCATCGGCAAAATGAACTTTTTGAAAGGGGTGATTTCGGAAGGCCAAGTAACCGTAGGGAAGTTGAAATTTCCGAACTCGAAATCGTTGTCCGGCGGGGTATGGCTGGCAATCCGGCCTGAAGATGTCATGATGTCAAGTCAAGAACAAGAGGGATTGCCCGGCGTCGTCAAACAGATCATGATTCTGGGTCACTATGCCGAAGTGTCGATTCAATTGCCGGAGTACGGCGTTATCCGGGCTTTTCAGCCGCGGGATGCCGTCAAAGAGCTGAATTCGGGCGATCCGATTCGCGTCAGTTTCAAGAAAGTCATTACTTATCCGGAAGCTTAG
- a CDS encoding ABC transporter permease codes for MRWYFKALGTRKIVEFIVLVLFVIFFLGPLLNLAILAFTGKWNYPDVMPHQWSMKWWTFVFKQEDIPQSIGLSFMIAAIVTGLSIVLCIPAAYAFARIRFPFSKFFLFSFLLTHAFPKMGLYVSIAVLFYKLGLMNTLLGVVLIHMINVLMFMTWIPTAAFRNVHQAQEESARDVGAGPFRVFLKITLPMALPGIIVASIFTFLNSLDEAQGTFLVGIPNYKTMPIVMYSIISDYPAYAGAVFSIILTAPTIILLLAAKRFVSADVMSSGFTLK; via the coding sequence ATGCGCTGGTATTTCAAAGCGTTGGGAACGCGAAAAATCGTCGAATTCATCGTCCTTGTGCTCTTCGTCATCTTCTTCCTGGGGCCGCTGCTGAATCTAGCCATTCTGGCCTTCACGGGAAAATGGAACTATCCGGACGTGATGCCGCATCAATGGTCCATGAAATGGTGGACCTTCGTCTTCAAGCAGGAGGACATCCCGCAATCGATCGGGCTATCCTTCATGATCGCCGCCATCGTAACGGGCTTGTCCATCGTGCTGTGCATCCCGGCGGCTTATGCCTTCGCCCGCATTCGGTTTCCGTTCAGCAAGTTCTTCCTGTTCTCGTTCCTGCTGACGCACGCCTTCCCGAAGATGGGGCTGTACGTCTCGATCGCGGTGCTCTTCTACAAGCTGGGTCTCATGAACACGCTGCTCGGCGTCGTGCTGATCCATATGATCAACGTGCTCATGTTCATGACGTGGATTCCGACCGCCGCCTTCCGGAACGTGCATCAAGCGCAGGAAGAATCGGCGAGAGACGTGGGAGCGGGCCCGTTCCGGGTGTTTCTCAAGATTACGCTGCCGATGGCCTTGCCGGGCATAATCGTCGCCTCGATCTTCACGTTCCTGAACTCGCTCGACGAAGCGCAGGGGACGTTCCTGGTCGGGATCCCGAATTACAAAACGATGCCGATCGTCATGTATTCCATCATCAGCGATTACCCGGCCTACGCCGGGGCGGTATTCTCCATCATTTTGACGGCTCCGACGATTATTCTGCTGCTCGCCGCCAAACGTTTCGTAAGCGCGGATGTCATGTCCAGCGGATTTACGCTGAAGTAA
- a CDS encoding LacI family DNA-binding transcriptional regulator, translated as MDNPTIKEIAKHAGVSKSTVSRIISGKGYSSPEARDKVLGLIEELHYKPNAVARAMVSQRTHNIGVLLFRRDHPIASHPFYGKIVDAVLLEAARLNYSIFVTTDHDMSYRSADFMMEKRVDGLILISRLQQNVIDHITSFGVPFVMVNGSTDVDGVIHIVNEDEEGGRMVAEHLTQTGHERIFIIAGPQSHRSHHLRLKGFMTYMRHVGIQDSESTIQAAATSSFGDGYEIMSRQWDAFRKGGHTALFATNDMLAMGAMKFLLEQAVRIPEQVSVAGFDDVDFASMFSPSLTTIRVDAAEMGTQSVRLLDQLIRQETNVLPPGQLKPRLIVRQSTACSAKDQSFND; from the coding sequence GTGGATAATCCGACTATCAAAGAAATCGCCAAGCATGCAGGCGTGTCCAAATCCACCGTTTCGCGGATCATTTCGGGCAAGGGCTATTCCAGTCCGGAAGCGCGCGATAAGGTGCTCGGGCTGATCGAAGAATTGCACTATAAACCGAATGCGGTCGCAAGAGCCATGGTATCGCAAAGAACGCATAACATCGGCGTGCTCTTGTTCAGAAGGGATCATCCGATCGCCTCGCATCCCTTCTACGGGAAAATCGTCGACGCTGTCTTGCTGGAAGCGGCGCGATTGAACTATTCCATCTTCGTGACGACGGATCACGATATGTCATACCGTTCGGCCGACTTCATGATGGAGAAGCGGGTGGACGGGCTCATTCTCATCAGCCGGCTGCAGCAGAACGTCATTGATCATATTACGAGCTTCGGCGTCCCCTTCGTCATGGTGAACGGCTCGACGGACGTCGACGGCGTCATTCATATCGTCAATGAGGACGAAGAAGGCGGAAGGATGGTCGCCGAGCATCTGACGCAAACCGGGCATGAACGGATCTTCATCATTGCTGGACCGCAGAGCCATCGCAGCCATCATTTGCGCTTGAAGGGCTTCATGACCTACATGAGACATGTCGGGATCCAAGACTCCGAGTCGACCATTCAAGCCGCGGCGACTTCGAGTTTCGGCGATGGCTACGAGATCATGAGCCGCCAGTGGGACGCTTTTCGGAAGGGCGGTCATACGGCACTCTTCGCCACGAACGACATGCTCGCGATGGGCGCGATGAAATTCCTGCTGGAGCAGGCGGTTCGCATTCCGGAGCAAGTGTCGGTGGCCGGCTTCGATGACGTCGATTTCGCTTCCATGTTCTCGCCGTCGCTAACGACCATTCGGGTGGATGCCGCTGAGATGGGCACTCAGTCCGTCCGGCTGCTGGATCAGTTAATCCGGCAGGAAACGAACGTCTTGCCTCCCGGTCAGCTGAAGCCCCGGCTAATCGTCAGACAATCGACCGCATGCTCAGCGAAAGATCAATCATTCAACGACTAG
- the ltrA gene encoding group II intron reverse transcriptase/maturase, translated as MNAKWLTTPKEKVQQLQEKLGHAAKRNKRRKFHALYDKVHRIDVLQEAWRRVRANKGAAGVDGETMADIAKMGEDQFVAQCQEQLLQKTYRPQPVRRHYIPKKDGRKRPLGIPTVRDRVVQMATKLIVEPIFETDFQECSFGFRPKRSAKQALERIRKACNRKGNWVVDVDIQGYFDNINQEKLMKLVEMRISDRRVLKLIRQWLEAGVMEEGQVRRSDLGTPQGGVISPLLANIYLNYFDLIWERHGREVGELTRYADDFVVVCKTKKEAEHAFKLIQAIMARLELTLHPEKTRIVGLWTGEEGFDFLGMHHRKTKAETGRNQVYYTTQQWLCRKAEKHVREVVKERLAPPNMRQVSFEEHVNWLNLRIQGWKNYYATPYSVKWMTKLDWYIRQRLTKWYAKKRQRSNWRGFGHEVKHLSQTYGLKTLV; from the coding sequence GTGAATGCCAAATGGCTAACGACACCGAAGGAAAAAGTTCAACAACTCCAAGAGAAGCTAGGTCATGCTGCCAAGAGAAACAAGCGTAGAAAGTTCCATGCGTTGTACGACAAGGTCCACCGAATCGATGTGCTACAGGAAGCGTGGCGAAGAGTGCGGGCAAATAAAGGAGCGGCAGGCGTAGATGGTGAGACGATGGCGGACATTGCGAAGATGGGTGAAGACCAGTTCGTCGCACAATGCCAAGAACAGTTGCTCCAGAAAACCTACCGTCCTCAGCCCGTACGCCGCCACTATATCCCGAAGAAAGATGGACGCAAGCGTCCGCTCGGCATCCCGACGGTGAGAGACCGCGTCGTACAAATGGCAACGAAACTAATTGTGGAACCGATCTTTGAAACCGATTTTCAGGAATGCTCATTCGGCTTTCGTCCGAAACGAAGCGCGAAACAAGCGCTGGAGCGAATCCGTAAAGCCTGCAACCGCAAAGGGAATTGGGTGGTCGACGTCGACATCCAAGGCTACTTCGATAACATCAACCAAGAGAAGCTGATGAAGCTGGTGGAAATGCGCATCAGCGACAGACGCGTACTCAAGCTGATCCGGCAATGGCTCGAAGCAGGCGTGATGGAAGAGGGGCAAGTAAGACGCTCGGACCTTGGTACGCCACAAGGCGGGGTGATCTCACCACTGCTGGCGAACATCTACTTGAACTACTTCGATCTAATATGGGAAAGGCATGGCAGAGAAGTAGGCGAACTGACGCGGTATGCAGATGACTTTGTCGTGGTGTGCAAGACAAAGAAAGAAGCGGAGCATGCATTTAAGCTCATTCAAGCAATTATGGCGCGACTGGAACTGACCTTGCACCCAGAGAAGACGCGGATTGTGGGGCTATGGACGGGAGAAGAAGGATTTGACTTCCTGGGGATGCACCACCGAAAGACGAAAGCAGAGACGGGCCGGAACCAAGTGTACTACACGACGCAGCAATGGCTTTGCAGAAAAGCAGAGAAGCATGTGCGAGAAGTCGTGAAAGAACGACTCGCGCCACCCAACATGAGGCAAGTGTCGTTTGAAGAACACGTGAACTGGCTCAACTTGAGAATCCAGGGTTGGAAGAACTACTACGCGACACCGTACAGCGTGAAGTGGATGACCAAGCTAGACTGGTACATTCGGCAACGGCTAACGAAGTGGTACGCAAAGAAGCGCCAACGTAGCAACTGGCGCGGTTTCGGACATGAAGTTAAACATCTTAGCCAGACGTATGGATTAAAAACGCTTGTGTAG
- the leuA gene encoding 2-isopropylmalate synthase: MKNVEKYARGYFMPAETSLNWTKKEYVTEAPTWCSVDLRDGNQALVVPMNLEEKLEYFKMLVEIGFKEIEVGFPAASETEFVFLRTLIEQNLIPDDVTIQVLTQAREHIIRKTFESLQGAKQAVVHLYNSTSVAQREQVFRKSKEEIIDIAIAGAKLLKQIAEETEGNFRFQYSPESFTGTEIDFALDICNSVLDVWQPTAEKPVIINLPATVSMSMPHVYASQIEYMSNHLNYREHVIVSLHPHNDRGTGVADAELGMLAGAQRVEGTLFGNGERTGNVDIVTLALNMYSHGVDPKLDFTNIPAIIAVYERLNKMRVSERHPYGGELVFTAFSGSHQDAIAKGLKWREEVDPEHWAVPYLLIDPKDIGREYEGDIIRINSQSGKGGIGFILQQKYGLDLPPKMREHFGYCVKNVSDQQQKELMPNEIYDIFVKEYVNLTTPVEFVKFRSSDDEEFQTTVTIRTGSVVKEITGTGDGRLDAISNALQTHLGLNYSDLVYSEHALETGSKSQAVSYIGIKSAEGKVYWGCGIHVDIMTSSIKALFSAVNQMSV; this comes from the coding sequence ATGAAAAATGTTGAGAAATACGCCAGAGGCTATTTTATGCCTGCAGAAACAAGTTTGAATTGGACGAAGAAAGAATACGTAACCGAGGCGCCGACGTGGTGCAGCGTCGATCTTCGCGACGGCAATCAGGCGCTGGTCGTTCCGATGAACTTGGAGGAAAAGCTGGAATACTTCAAGATGCTGGTCGAGATCGGGTTCAAGGAGATCGAAGTCGGTTTTCCTGCGGCGTCGGAAACGGAATTCGTCTTCTTGCGCACGTTGATCGAGCAGAATTTGATTCCGGACGACGTGACGATCCAAGTGCTGACGCAAGCGAGAGAGCACATTATCCGCAAAACGTTCGAATCGCTGCAAGGCGCGAAACAAGCCGTCGTTCATCTGTACAACTCGACCTCCGTGGCGCAGCGGGAGCAAGTATTCCGCAAATCCAAAGAGGAAATCATCGATATCGCGATTGCCGGTGCCAAACTGCTCAAGCAGATCGCAGAGGAAACGGAAGGGAACTTCCGGTTCCAGTATTCGCCGGAGAGCTTCACGGGCACGGAAATCGATTTTGCGCTCGATATTTGCAACAGCGTGCTTGACGTATGGCAGCCTACGGCAGAGAAGCCGGTCATTATCAACCTTCCGGCAACGGTTTCCATGTCGATGCCGCATGTCTATGCGAGCCAAATCGAGTATATGAGCAACCACTTGAACTACCGCGAGCATGTTATCGTGTCGCTTCATCCTCACAACGACCGGGGCACGGGCGTAGCGGATGCGGAGCTGGGCATGCTGGCCGGCGCTCAGCGGGTCGAGGGCACGCTGTTCGGCAACGGGGAACGCACAGGGAACGTAGACATTGTCACGCTGGCCTTGAACATGTACTCGCACGGGGTGGATCCGAAGCTGGACTTCACGAACATTCCTGCGATTATTGCCGTGTACGAACGATTGAACAAAATGCGTGTGAGCGAGAGACACCCGTACGGCGGCGAACTCGTATTCACCGCTTTCTCCGGTTCGCATCAGGATGCGATCGCCAAGGGTCTGAAATGGCGCGAGGAAGTGGATCCGGAACATTGGGCGGTCCCGTATCTGCTGATCGATCCGAAGGATATCGGCCGGGAGTACGAGGGGGATATCATTCGCATCAACAGCCAGTCCGGCAAAGGCGGTATCGGATTTATCCTGCAGCAGAAGTACGGCCTCGACCTTCCGCCGAAAATGCGCGAACACTTCGGCTACTGCGTGAAGAACGTATCCGATCAGCAGCAAAAAGAGCTGATGCCGAACGAGATCTACGATATTTTCGTGAAGGAATACGTGAATCTGACAACGCCTGTCGAGTTCGTGAAATTCCGCTCTTCCGACGACGAAGAGTTCCAAACGACCGTCACCATCCGGACCGGCAGTGTCGTCAAGGAAATTACGGGCACGGGAGACGGCAGGCTCGATGCCATCAGCAATGCGCTGCAAACGCATCTCGGCTTGAATTACTCCGACCTCGTTTACTCGGAGCACGCGCTGGAAACAGGCTCGAAATCGCAAGCGGTATCTTATATCGGCATCAAATCGGCGGAAGGCAAAGTGTATTGGGGCTGCGGAATTCATGTGGATATCATGACCTCGTCGATCAAGGCTCTGTTCAGCGCCGTGAATCAAATGAGCGTTTAA
- a CDS encoding spore germination protein gives MLVKRSKTQRKQIVEQLGHALDFHIQPIQICGISFEMIALTSLVDVAATARRMSEAGREHAADWEDLLGNLGAEAPGGDLVLGLLEGRTLILQPEGTGAAWVQSVEQQLYRPIGTPNNQNILVSSQTGFIEDLTTNLGLIRSELRSPDLKQAHVDIGSREKRRIMVLSLAHATNPAFAADIEQALRAHAHIPFASLQQISGWLCRRPKWNPMPSFFKTESPHEVAFFLKKGRIVLLVEGYPEAVVVPVELPDLFIADTDREYTPAIKFMVVAFRILGVLIAITAPAAYVALISVNPDVMKVELIYSIALSRVGVPYPSLTEALILLFIIEMLFEALVRLPKSIGPAMTMVGGIILGQAVVEANLVSSLLIIIIAASTIANFTVIGYHFALVIRLWRYIMLFFASIFGPLGIVCGFYLLISLISSATLMRQPMIPFKPISKKE, from the coding sequence ATGCTTGTAAAGCGCAGCAAGACGCAGCGAAAACAAATCGTTGAGCAACTGGGGCATGCATTGGACTTCCACATTCAGCCCATTCAAATATGCGGGATCTCCTTCGAAATGATCGCTTTGACCAGTCTGGTGGACGTGGCGGCAACCGCCCGGCGCATGTCGGAAGCCGGACGGGAACACGCGGCGGATTGGGAGGATCTGCTCGGCAATCTTGGCGCGGAAGCGCCGGGCGGGGACCTGGTCCTGGGCCTTCTCGAAGGCCGAACGCTTATTCTGCAGCCGGAAGGAACGGGAGCGGCCTGGGTGCAATCGGTAGAGCAGCAGCTGTATCGCCCGATCGGCACGCCGAATAATCAGAACATTCTCGTCTCCTCGCAAACCGGCTTCATCGAAGACCTGACGACCAATCTCGGGCTGATCCGGAGCGAGCTTCGTTCCCCGGATCTGAAGCAGGCGCATGTCGACATCGGCTCCCGCGAGAAGCGAAGAATCATGGTGCTTTCGCTTGCGCACGCGACGAATCCGGCTTTCGCGGCCGATATCGAGCAGGCGCTGCGCGCGCATGCGCATATCCCGTTCGCTTCTCTTCAGCAAATTTCGGGCTGGCTGTGCAGAAGGCCCAAATGGAATCCCATGCCTTCGTTCTTCAAGACGGAGTCGCCGCACGAGGTCGCCTTCTTCCTGAAGAAAGGACGAATCGTGCTGCTCGTCGAGGGCTATCCGGAAGCCGTCGTCGTCCCCGTGGAGCTGCCCGACCTGTTCATCGCGGATACGGACCGCGAGTACACGCCCGCGATCAAGTTCATGGTCGTCGCGTTTCGGATCCTTGGCGTGCTCATCGCCATCACCGCGCCCGCGGCTTATGTCGCTCTTATATCGGTGAATCCGGACGTCATGAAGGTCGAGCTCATTTACTCCATCGCGCTGAGCCGGGTCGGCGTTCCTTACCCCTCCTTGACGGAGGCGCTTATTCTGCTGTTCATCATCGAAATGTTGTTCGAAGCGCTCGTTCGGCTGCCGAAGAGCATCGGCCCCGCGATGACGATGGTCGGCGGCATTATACTCGGACAGGCCGTCGTCGAAGCGAATCTGGTCAGCAGCCTGCTGATTATCATCATTGCCGCTTCTACAATCGCCAATTTCACTGTCATCGGGTATCATTTTGCGCTCGTGATCCGGTTATGGCGCTATATCATGCTCTTTTTTGCCTCAATATTCGGACCGCTCGGCATCGTGTGCGGATTCTATCTTCTGATCTCGCTCATCAGCTCGGCTACGCTGATGCGGCAGCCAATGATCCCTTTCAAGCCCATTTCCAAGAAGGAGTGA